From a region of the bacterium genome:
- a CDS encoding efflux RND transporter permease subunit, whose product MGAHLPDKPRYERHHGGTFAAITRASIEHPYAVLAFYIGVLILSVIAIGFYLPRRFMPYVESPMIGVVTMMPGLSAAEMELYVSKPIEENLLNLRHLRYLRSTSQDGFSMVSLEFAYGIDMQKALFDVQSLMNVIQGSLPSTGANLKPSWVLAIDPLNIPVVSVAVTAPDWDMVKLRQFCDNQMVDRLKTVPDVYSVMAFGGYRRQLQAIVDRNKLAQYGLSILDVRNAVDRNNVSRPGGTVTAGANESIVRFDTLAQSAADVAAYPLAGLAPSGRAVRQPSAAGTGGMGGMGGMGGGSASPAATAAPAAAAPTPGQAASPRTLYIRDDAQVVDTHWERRSAYHYVQHDPGTEGRVLRAIEIAVIQNPDASSWKVIKQVKRALAGLQREYPGVYFDIAYDNSQFVDILFRNMFEELGGAVLLCGLVVFLFLGEWRATLITMMSIPASLAMAILALIPLGMTLNSGTLIGLLLSIGRLVDDNIIDIHAVERHLRMGKDSKTATIDGISEVRTAVIASTFMIILALAPLLLCGGIVQLMFVELVWPLILALTFSMVESFTLTTLMCSWLLRPEAERVHEHRLWFWRHVLLPFQRFLDRLEAGYARTIAWMLKHRFTNLARILATIIIGFGFYNFIGSEMMPLADVGQAYGVLEMQPGTSFAETEKATHAIEQLILRNYPEIIKSSTEIGTETMLESTGTYFTGYAMPLVNAATFMLTLTDKEERRRDIWAVMDGLVADAQATIPGIRRFQVKEMGSDVMASAQAPISLVVTGPDLQVVDQLAKGTAKIAQEVGVRQVATDWTMGLPELRVKVDVDRAQQLGLSVDNIAQQAYYALRGGLTNEFYRLPNLRQDTVLVRYREDQRASPSDVSHVYITTPDGRQVPLDAVAKVTRASAPTMITHDALRRCQTVLGFYRKHEMPSMDLAMLAQMKAMGGLNWPPGYNVEMRGDMTQMMDSFRRLIAGLALAIVFILLILVAQFRGFAQPLQMVFSLPLELSGVFLALYLAHQTFSSVSIMSIIVLTGMDITTAILLVDMIMRYRDRGMPRDQAVTEACPQRLRPILMTSIVTIIVMVPVAFFPRTGLDAYQPLATVIIGGLIVGTILSLFDIPIMHTYVDDLVKWTNRFFLKRDWEWPVTEATDDEEGEMERRE is encoded by the coding sequence ATGGGCGCCCACCTCCCCGACAAGCCACGCTACGAGCGCCACCACGGCGGGACCTTTGCCGCCATCACGCGGGCCTCCATCGAGCACCCGTATGCCGTCCTGGCCTTCTACATCGGGGTCCTCATCCTGTCGGTCATCGCCATCGGCTTCTACCTGCCCCGCCGCTTCATGCCCTACGTCGAGAGCCCCATGATCGGCGTCGTGACCATGATGCCCGGCCTCTCCGCCGCCGAGATGGAGCTCTACGTCAGCAAGCCCATCGAGGAGAACCTGCTCAACCTGCGCCACCTGCGCTACCTCCGCTCCACCTCGCAGGACGGCTTCTCGATGGTCTCGCTCGAGTTCGCCTACGGCATTGACATGCAGAAGGCGCTGTTCGATGTCCAGTCCCTGATGAACGTCATCCAGGGCAGCCTGCCGTCTACCGGCGCCAACCTCAAGCCCTCCTGGGTGCTGGCCATTGACCCGCTGAACATCCCCGTGGTCAGCGTGGCGGTCACCGCTCCCGACTGGGACATGGTGAAGCTCCGTCAGTTCTGTGACAACCAGATGGTGGACCGCCTCAAGACCGTGCCGGACGTCTATTCCGTCATGGCCTTCGGCGGCTACCGGCGGCAGCTCCAGGCCATCGTAGACCGCAACAAGCTGGCGCAGTACGGCCTGTCCATCCTCGACGTACGCAACGCCGTCGACCGTAACAATGTTAGCCGCCCCGGGGGCACCGTCACAGCGGGAGCCAATGAGTCGATCGTCCGGTTCGACACGCTCGCCCAGAGCGCAGCGGACGTGGCGGCCTATCCGCTGGCGGGCCTGGCGCCTTCGGGGCGGGCCGTGCGCCAGCCCAGCGCGGCCGGTACCGGCGGCATGGGTGGCATGGGCGGCATGGGTGGTGGCAGCGCCTCCCCGGCCGCTACGGCAGCGCCCGCCGCCGCCGCCCCGACGCCCGGTCAGGCCGCCAGCCCCCGCACCCTCTACATCCGCGACGACGCGCAGGTCGTGGACACCCACTGGGAGCGGCGCAGCGCCTACCACTACGTCCAGCACGACCCCGGGACCGAGGGCCGCGTGCTCCGGGCCATCGAGATCGCGGTCATCCAGAACCCCGACGCGAGCTCCTGGAAGGTCATCAAGCAGGTCAAGCGCGCGCTCGCGGGTCTACAGCGCGAATACCCGGGCGTCTACTTCGACATCGCCTACGACAACTCGCAGTTTGTGGACATCCTGTTCCGCAACATGTTCGAGGAGCTCGGCGGGGCGGTGCTCCTGTGCGGCCTGGTGGTCTTCTTGTTCCTGGGTGAATGGCGCGCCACGCTCATCACCATGATGAGCATCCCGGCCTCGCTGGCCATGGCCATCCTGGCGCTCATCCCGCTCGGCATGACCCTCAACAGCGGGACCCTGATCGGCCTGCTGCTCTCCATCGGGCGCCTCGTGGACGACAACATCATTGACATCCACGCTGTCGAGCGGCACCTGCGGATGGGCAAGGACTCCAAGACGGCCACCATTGACGGCATCTCCGAGGTGCGCACCGCCGTCATTGCCTCCACCTTCATGATCATCCTGGCCCTGGCGCCGCTGCTGCTGTGCGGCGGCATCGTGCAGCTCATGTTCGTCGAATTGGTCTGGCCGCTGATCCTGGCCCTCACCTTCTCGATGGTCGAGTCGTTCACCCTGACCACCCTGATGTGCTCCTGGCTGCTGCGCCCCGAGGCCGAGCGTGTGCACGAGCACAGGCTGTGGTTCTGGCGACATGTACTCCTGCCCTTCCAGCGCTTCCTGGATCGGCTCGAGGCCGGCTATGCCCGGACCATCGCCTGGATGCTCAAGCACCGGTTCACCAACCTCGCCCGCATCCTGGCCACCATCATCATCGGCTTCGGCTTCTACAACTTCATCGGCAGTGAGATGATGCCACTGGCTGACGTGGGCCAGGCCTACGGCGTGCTGGAGATGCAGCCAGGCACGTCGTTTGCGGAGACCGAGAAGGCTACGCACGCCATCGAGCAACTCATCCTCAGGAACTACCCCGAGATCATCAAGTCCTCCACCGAAATCGGCACGGAGACGATGCTGGAGTCCACCGGCACGTACTTCACCGGCTACGCCATGCCCCTGGTCAACGCCGCCACTTTCATGCTCACCCTCACCGACAAGGAGGAGCGCCGACGCGACATCTGGGCGGTCATGGACGGCCTGGTGGCTGATGCGCAGGCCACCATCCCTGGCATCCGGCGCTTCCAGGTCAAGGAGATGGGCTCGGACGTGATGGCCTCGGCCCAGGCGCCCATCTCGCTGGTCGTGACCGGACCGGACTTGCAGGTGGTGGACCAGCTTGCGAAGGGCACCGCCAAGATCGCGCAGGAGGTCGGCGTCCGCCAGGTGGCCACCGACTGGACTATGGGCCTGCCCGAGTTGCGCGTGAAGGTAGACGTGGATCGAGCTCAGCAGCTTGGTCTGTCGGTGGACAACATCGCCCAACAGGCCTACTACGCCCTCCGCGGTGGCCTTACGAACGAGTTCTACCGCCTGCCGAACCTGCGTCAGGACACGGTGCTGGTGCGATACCGGGAAGACCAGCGGGCCAGCCCCAGCGACGTCAGCCATGTGTACATCACCACCCCGGACGGCCGTCAGGTACCGCTGGATGCCGTGGCCAAAGTGACGCGCGCGTCGGCCCCGACGATGATCACCCATGATGCGCTGCGCCGCTGCCAGACCGTCCTGGGCTTCTACCGCAAGCACGAGATGCCCTCGATGGACCTGGCCATGCTGGCGCAGATGAAGGCCATGGGGGGGCTGAACTGGCCGCCGGGGTACAACGTGGAGATGCGCGGGGACATGACGCAGATGATGGACAGCTTCCGGCGGCTGATCGCCGGCCTGGCCTTGGCCATCGTCTTCATCCTGCTGATCCTCGTGGCGCAGTTCCGCGGCTTCGCCCAGCCGCTACAGATGGTCTTCTCGCTCCCCCTGGAGCTGTCCGGCGTCTTTCTCGCCCTCTACCTCGCCCACCAGACCTTCTCGTCGGTGTCCATCATGAGCATCATCGTGCTCACCGGCATGGACATCACGACGGCGATCCTGCTCGTGGACATGATCATGCGCTACCGCGACCGCGGCATGCCGCGCGACCAGGCTGTCACCGAGGCCTGCCCGCAGCGACTGCGGCCCATCCTCATGACCTCGATCGTCACGATCATTGTCATGGTACCGGTCGCCTTCTTCCCCAGGACAGGGCTGGACGCGTATCAGCCGCTGGCCACGGTGATCATCGGCGGCCTGATCGTGGGCACCATCCTGAGCCTGTTTGACATCCCGATTATGCACACCTACGTGGATGACTTGGTGAAGTGGACGAACCGGTTCTTCCTCAAGCGTGACTGGGAATGGCCGGTCACGGAGGCGACCGACGACGAAGAGGGCGAGATGGAGAGGCGGGAGTGA
- a CDS encoding TolC family protein, protein MVKPYRRLLPAALVGGLLGLLLVAAAPVTAEDVVTTLAPTLDPQDLSLQAAAEYALARNPELLAMAQEVRMAEANLRLARAADRIQASVNGYASAGTQPNMITNPPDLMPDDMRMLEPGPRVSGDVRVIKPLATGGRTSARISQRRHLLAATRADLETLRLDVYYGTRAAYRRCLLNRMLVDVRRKDVAARRELVRVDSVKLEAGKIPLYYHLRDKTRLADAEQMLVNAERDLEVSCYDLSVLMGLQPPQQLRLSEAMPGYMPTEQDADEALAAAAANRPELAALRARLAAADAGISAAQAAYHPQLAVAVIFDAMAGRSMSAGGYTAALTAGVPLVDGGSRAAEVAMARAQQQQLSERERQVALSVAREVLGSLANLKAADQNTRTALEARAAAEEDNRITRLRYDAGKAINLEPLDALAALVKARVDAVQALYEYNDAVDELHRAMGCPPQEPAPGP, encoded by the coding sequence ATGGTCAAGCCCTACCGGAGACTATTGCCCGCCGCGCTGGTAGGCGGGCTCCTGGGCCTGCTCCTGGTGGCGGCGGCGCCGGTGACTGCCGAGGACGTCGTCACGACGCTGGCCCCGACGCTCGACCCCCAGGACCTGAGCCTGCAAGCCGCCGCCGAGTACGCCCTCGCCCGCAATCCCGAGCTCCTGGCCATGGCCCAGGAGGTGCGCATGGCCGAGGCCAACTTGCGTCTGGCCCGTGCCGCGGATCGCATCCAGGCCTCCGTCAACGGCTACGCCTCCGCTGGGACCCAGCCGAACATGATCACGAACCCACCGGACCTCATGCCCGACGACATGCGGATGCTTGAGCCAGGGCCGCGCGTGTCGGGCGATGTGCGCGTGATCAAGCCGCTTGCCACGGGCGGACGCACCAGCGCGCGCATCAGTCAGCGCCGACACCTGCTGGCCGCCACCCGGGCCGATCTGGAGACACTGCGGCTGGACGTCTACTATGGCACCCGCGCGGCCTATCGTCGCTGCTTGCTCAACCGGATGCTCGTGGACGTGCGCCGCAAGGACGTGGCCGCGCGCCGGGAACTGGTGCGGGTGGACAGCGTCAAGCTGGAGGCGGGGAAGATCCCGTTGTACTACCACCTGCGCGACAAGACCCGCCTGGCCGATGCCGAGCAGATGCTCGTCAACGCCGAGCGGGACCTGGAGGTCTCTTGCTACGACCTGTCTGTCCTGATGGGGCTCCAGCCGCCGCAGCAACTACGCCTGTCTGAGGCAATGCCAGGCTACATGCCCACGGAACAGGACGCCGACGAAGCCCTGGCAGCCGCGGCCGCCAACCGGCCGGAGTTGGCGGCCCTCCGGGCGCGGCTGGCGGCGGCTGACGCCGGTATCAGCGCCGCGCAGGCCGCCTATCATCCGCAACTGGCCGTCGCGGTCATCTTCGACGCGATGGCCGGTCGCAGCATGAGCGCCGGCGGCTACACCGCCGCCCTCACGGCCGGCGTCCCCTTGGTGGACGGTGGCTCGCGCGCCGCCGAGGTGGCCATGGCCCGGGCCCAACAGCAGCAGCTCTCCGAGCGTGAGCGCCAAGTGGCTCTGAGCGTTGCCCGCGAGGTGTTGGGTTCACTGGCCAACCTCAAGGCCGCCGACCAGAACACTCGCACCGCCCTGGAGGCGCGCGCCGCCGCCGAGGAGGACAACCGCATCACGCGTCTGCGCTACGACGCGGGCAAGGCCATCAACCTCGAGCCCCTCGACGCTCTGGCCGCCCTCGTCAAGGCCCGCGTGGATGCTGTGCAGGCGCTCTACGAGTACAATGACGCCGTGGATGAACTACACCGGGCCATGGGATGCCCGCCCCAGGAGCCGGCGCCCGGCCCATGA
- a CDS encoding YHS domain-containing protein: protein MQTKLSIAVTVVALLVGAVLLTGCPKKDTELQGAPQGTMPMAPGQHMMPGGQMMPDNQMKPPASGAQAPAQAPAAAGGKEEMASCPVLGTTMAKKNMIPYEYQGKTYYFCCQDCVDKFKANPDKYIQHPAAPKPAGEPMQH from the coding sequence ATGCAGACGAAGCTGTCGATTGCCGTGACCGTAGTCGCCCTGCTGGTCGGCGCCGTGCTGCTGACCGGTTGCCCGAAGAAGGACACCGAGCTGCAGGGAGCGCCCCAGGGCACCATGCCCATGGCGCCGGGACAGCACATGATGCCCGGTGGGCAGATGATGCCCGACAACCAGATGAAGCCCCCGGCCAGTGGTGCGCAGGCGCCGGCTCAGGCCCCCGCTGCCGCCGGCGGGAAGGAAGAGATGGCTAGTTGCCCCGTGCTCGGGACGACCATGGCCAAGAAGAACATGATCCCCTACGAGTACCAGGGCAAAACCTACTACTTCTGCTGCCAGGATTGCGTGGACAAGTTCAAGGCGAACCCGGACAAGTACATCCAGCATCCGGCGGCCCCCAAGCCCGCAGGAGAGCCGATGCAGCACTGA
- a CDS encoding aminotransferase class V-fold PLP-dependent enzyme has product MASLRTDSQDLAINGGPRAVPSFEGTGEPKIGVEEFMELADAWGFGEATRTAVRAAVEAEPIPTPHLNRYYNPRPSKVAALEAYARELFGVSHALAVNSGTSALNAAYVGCGIGPGDEVIVPGYTFFATAAAVVACRAIPVIADIDESLCLDPEDVARKITPRTKAIVPVHMGGNCCDMDAIREVASRHGLLVIEDSAQACGGKYKGRFLGAIGDAGCFSISGYKITGCGEAGLVLTDDEWVYTRAQSQHDTAACWRPDRYAREKRPGELFCGQNYRLSELEGAVNLVQLRKTDAQARRYNAAMQRVASGVEPTAHVTLRPSNDINGDVGYRLALLASAPDHAERLAEALRAEGVPAGGRGTNVSRDWHLYAYWEQILEQKTATAEGCPFTCPYHQGDLPPYSEDMCPRTLDLIGRAVFVSIDQWWTPGDCDSVARAINKVCRVLG; this is encoded by the coding sequence ATGGCATCACTGCGCACAGACTCACAGGATCTGGCCATCAACGGAGGACCGCGGGCCGTGCCTTCGTTCGAGGGCACAGGGGAGCCGAAGATCGGCGTCGAGGAGTTCATGGAGCTGGCCGATGCGTGGGGGTTTGGCGAGGCAACGAGGACCGCTGTCCGCGCGGCTGTCGAGGCCGAGCCGATCCCGACACCGCACCTGAACCGCTACTACAACCCGCGACCATCCAAGGTCGCCGCGCTGGAGGCCTACGCCCGGGAGCTGTTTGGGGTCTCCCATGCGCTCGCGGTGAATTCAGGCACTTCGGCGCTCAATGCGGCCTATGTGGGCTGCGGCATCGGCCCCGGCGACGAGGTGATTGTCCCGGGGTACACGTTCTTCGCCACCGCGGCAGCAGTGGTGGCGTGCCGCGCCATCCCGGTCATCGCGGACATTGACGAGTCCCTCTGCCTCGACCCGGAGGATGTCGCACGGAAGATCACCCCTCGGACGAAGGCCATCGTCCCTGTGCACATGGGCGGCAACTGCTGCGATATGGACGCCATCCGCGAGGTCGCGAGCCGTCACGGGCTCCTGGTCATCGAGGACAGCGCCCAGGCGTGCGGCGGCAAGTACAAAGGGCGGTTCCTCGGCGCCATCGGTGACGCCGGATGCTTCAGCATCAGCGGCTACAAGATCACCGGCTGCGGTGAGGCGGGGTTGGTGCTGACCGACGACGAGTGGGTATACACCCGGGCGCAGAGCCAGCATGACACCGCAGCCTGCTGGCGGCCGGACCGCTACGCCAGGGAGAAGCGCCCCGGGGAGCTCTTCTGCGGACAGAACTACCGCCTCTCCGAACTGGAGGGGGCGGTGAACCTGGTTCAACTGCGCAAGACCGACGCCCAGGCCCGGCGCTACAACGCGGCCATGCAACGTGTCGCGTCGGGAGTGGAGCCCACCGCGCACGTGACGCTGCGGCCCAGCAATGACATCAACGGTGACGTCGGCTACCGCCTGGCCCTGCTGGCGAGCGCGCCGGACCATGCCGAGAGGCTCGCGGAGGCGCTGCGCGCCGAGGGCGTCCCGGCTGGCGGCCGCGGCACGAACGTCTCCCGGGACTGGCACCTGTACGCCTATTGGGAGCAGATTCTCGAGCAGAAGACTGCCACTGCGGAAGGCTGCCCCTTCACGTGCCCCTACCATCAGGGGGACTTGCCGCCCTACTCGGAAGACATGTGTCCCAGGACGCTCGATCTGATCGGCCGCGCCGTGTTCGTCAGCATTGATCAGTGGTGGACGCCCGGGGATTGCGATAGCGTCGCACGGGCCATCAACAAGGTCTGCCGCGTGCTGGGCTGA
- a CDS encoding AraC family transcriptional regulator — translation MSRSTRSLDELVATRFVEGIARLGTSATLWGQPLPGRESRRRQFPRVDFYGQETMVSGLLGHKHDGCEVAFVVTGRLNVCIKSQTYEAREDDWMLFLPGVVHGECCLTTKRPYELLWLHGSARSRLICQLTGYSRTEGYQVGSRRDFGRVPTELLAGWRRLTSGPWRDVALTRCDLLHLAAFCLDRLRDEANPPTETLHPLVNEVKVLLQRDLSRPLSVPQLANEVALSPNYLSSLFHRQTGMTLRHFLDLRRVERAKALLLDARMSIKQVACALGYADQHQFSRVFRRVTGTTPTGFREGNHPIGETHTSS, via the coding sequence GTGTCCCGCTCCACTCGGTCTCTAGATGAGCTGGTCGCCACGCGCTTCGTTGAGGGCATCGCTCGGCTGGGGACGTCTGCGACCCTCTGGGGGCAGCCTCTCCCCGGACGCGAATCCCGGCGGCGGCAGTTCCCCAGGGTGGACTTCTACGGGCAGGAGACCATGGTCTCCGGGCTCCTGGGGCACAAGCACGACGGCTGCGAGGTGGCGTTCGTGGTCACCGGACGCCTGAACGTGTGCATCAAGTCCCAGACCTACGAAGCTCGCGAAGACGACTGGATGCTGTTCCTGCCCGGCGTGGTCCACGGTGAGTGCTGCCTGACGACGAAGCGGCCCTACGAGTTGCTCTGGTTGCACGGCAGCGCCCGGTCGCGTCTGATCTGCCAGCTCACCGGGTACTCCCGGACGGAGGGCTACCAGGTCGGCTCCAGGCGGGACTTCGGTCGTGTGCCCACCGAACTGCTGGCCGGCTGGCGACGACTGACCTCCGGCCCATGGCGCGATGTGGCTCTCACCCGCTGCGACCTGCTCCACCTCGCGGCCTTCTGTCTGGACCGCCTGCGGGATGAGGCGAACCCGCCGACGGAGACCCTCCACCCGCTCGTCAATGAGGTCAAAGTGCTGCTGCAACGAGACCTCAGCCGTCCCCTTTCGGTGCCGCAACTGGCCAATGAGGTGGCGCTGTCACCGAACTACCTGTCCAGCCTGTTCCACCGTCAGACGGGCATGACCCTACGCCACTTCCTCGACCTCAGGCGCGTGGAGCGGGCGAAGGCACTACTGCTGGATGCGCGCATGAGCATCAAGCAGGTGGCCTGCGCGCTGGGGTACGCAGACCAGCACCAGTTCAGCCGGGTCTTCCGCCGCGTCACCGGCACGACGCCTACGGGGTTCCGTGAGGGAAACCACCCGATCGGAGAAACGCACACCTCTTCGTAG
- a CDS encoding discoidin domain-containing protein: MLTARLVVWLGCLILMGALASTAFGDPLTLEAEAAQISTDRAEVVGQDTFPSKHGVSLKEGVVSNVGLPDSAPDLVFTVKAPQAGRYWIRTHAATDAKGTAAMKAASGKSASLRLMISVDGSRPTKRVVFVPWSPPGSCTQATGKFDLNGQEQEIRVWLPEGMRLDALQIAAYTPPAVPAAAAAYQPTIVPPQSRPRLWVNEASLAQVRANLDQGENAPVWARVREQATKPFAFSVAPNAEVGYNATLEQAAVAKAFVHLMAGDRERGLEAVALMRTYLAAVQFDNLLDITREIGRAIYSGALVYDWCYDVMAPADRESIRKDLMRLADDMEIGWPPFRQSIINGHGNEAQVNRDLLSMAIAIYDEDPLPYRYCAYRILEELVPMRRFEYQSPRHNQGVSYGPYRFGWDLHAAWLLRRMTGRPVFDGNIGDVYKFWLYMRLPIGQMLRDGDGFSDGQQVNLGLTPLLAYAYTADPIIKGDFQRQGGTAGDPIPYLLLNDPNLVAQKSLDDLPLTLDFGPVLGSMVARTGWNLGANTADAVVEMKGGGYHFGNHQHSDAGSFQIYYRGLQAVDLGQYHFYGTPYDTNFCKRSVAHSMLLVVDPDEKFPGTTANDGGTRFNRGCPSTPQDATSNPALAHGSKISASFGPVPQRPFFSYFAVDLKSAYSEKIKEYVRTFCFLNLNNEQTPAALIVLDNVTAAKPEFRKVWQLNALNPPEQTADGVVLRNSALGLAGKVDVHMLLPTPDERELQILKGEEANSVFGQQFTAPYPSKPEGHGCRVMFSPKREQASDAFLAVMPMSDEEAPRLPVALAESPTTFTLALADRVVVLSKSGRLLDGPFQVHVPTGKQQQLLLTGLAPGDWSIESPDHKIRFNARVAPGQNTAFAIVPGGDLMVRPQALPGAPEFHVPPGCMPRLAPPLANRVFLDGRPLPAPPTRTAGTCLLVPATAILKALGLEAVEADGGLRARAGNRTALFRAAADEVALNGHTFKMPAPAVHEQKEWFVPDSVLGMVAGLDVVRDDAANSVQLTRSRPGPQSDVLWIEANKNSDLQALRAMLADIPGRREYWAAEGRDVRLDLTLARPVKIRGVGIQWHQGAIRQAKFALETSTDGVTWRKVFDGASSGKSADLETYTVDPHEVQYVRLRGYGNTTNEWNSIVHLRVITAETHP; the protein is encoded by the coding sequence ATGCTGACGGCAAGACTCGTAGTCTGGCTTGGCTGCCTGATCCTGATGGGCGCACTGGCCAGCACGGCGTTCGGCGACCCGCTCACCCTCGAGGCCGAAGCCGCGCAGATCAGCACGGATCGAGCGGAAGTGGTCGGGCAGGACACCTTTCCGAGCAAGCATGGCGTGTCGCTCAAGGAGGGGGTGGTCAGCAACGTCGGCCTGCCCGATAGTGCGCCGGACCTGGTGTTCACGGTGAAGGCGCCGCAGGCCGGTCGCTACTGGATTCGCACCCACGCGGCCACAGACGCCAAGGGCACCGCCGCGATGAAGGCGGCCTCCGGGAAGAGCGCCTCGCTGCGGCTCATGATCTCCGTTGACGGCAGTCGCCCCACCAAGCGGGTCGTCTTTGTGCCGTGGAGCCCGCCGGGCAGTTGCACGCAGGCCACCGGCAAGTTCGATCTGAACGGCCAGGAGCAGGAGATCCGGGTCTGGCTGCCGGAAGGAATGCGGCTCGACGCCCTGCAGATCGCAGCCTACACGCCCCCGGCAGTCCCGGCCGCGGCGGCCGCGTATCAGCCGACCATCGTGCCGCCCCAGTCCCGGCCGCGCCTGTGGGTGAACGAAGCGTCGCTGGCGCAAGTGCGGGCCAACCTGGACCAGGGCGAGAATGCCCCCGTGTGGGCGCGAGTCAGAGAGCAGGCGACAAAGCCGTTCGCGTTCAGCGTCGCCCCCAACGCGGAGGTAGGCTACAACGCCACGCTGGAGCAGGCTGCCGTGGCCAAGGCGTTCGTCCACCTGATGGCCGGTGACCGGGAGCGTGGCCTCGAAGCTGTGGCCCTGATGCGTACCTACCTGGCGGCGGTCCAGTTCGACAACCTGCTCGACATCACCCGGGAGATCGGCCGGGCCATCTACTCGGGCGCGCTGGTCTATGACTGGTGCTACGACGTGATGGCGCCGGCAGACCGGGAGAGCATCCGCAAGGACCTGATGCGCCTGGCCGATGACATGGAGATCGGCTGGCCCCCGTTCCGGCAGTCAATCATCAACGGGCATGGTAATGAGGCGCAGGTGAACCGCGACCTGCTCAGCATGGCCATCGCCATCTATGACGAGGATCCCCTGCCGTATCGCTACTGTGCCTACCGCATCCTCGAGGAACTGGTGCCGATGCGCCGTTTCGAGTACCAGTCGCCGCGGCACAACCAGGGCGTCAGCTACGGGCCCTATCGGTTCGGCTGGGATCTCCACGCCGCCTGGCTGCTCCGCCGCATGACCGGCAGACCGGTCTTCGACGGCAACATCGGTGACGTCTACAAGTTCTGGCTCTACATGCGCCTGCCTATCGGACAGATGCTCCGCGATGGCGATGGCTTCTCAGATGGCCAGCAGGTGAATCTCGGGCTGACGCCCCTGCTCGCGTACGCCTACACCGCCGACCCGATCATCAAGGGCGACTTCCAGCGCCAGGGCGGCACCGCTGGCGACCCCATTCCCTACTTGCTGCTCAACGACCCCAACCTGGTGGCGCAGAAGAGTCTCGACGACCTGCCGCTCACCCTTGACTTCGGCCCGGTGCTCGGGTCCATGGTGGCCCGGACGGGTTGGAATCTGGGTGCGAACACCGCCGACGCCGTGGTGGAGATGAAGGGGGGCGGCTACCATTTCGGCAACCATCAGCATTCCGACGCGGGCAGCTTCCAGATCTACTACCGCGGCCTGCAGGCGGTGGATCTGGGCCAGTACCATTTCTACGGCACCCCCTACGACACCAACTTCTGCAAGCGGTCGGTCGCGCACAGCATGCTGCTGGTGGTGGACCCGGACGAGAAGTTCCCGGGCACGACCGCGAATGATGGCGGCACGCGCTTCAACCGCGGCTGCCCCAGCACTCCCCAGGACGCGACCAGTAACCCGGCGCTCGCTCACGGCAGCAAGATCTCGGCCAGCTTCGGCCCCGTGCCGCAGCGCCCCTTCTTCAGCTACTTCGCAGTGGACCTGAAGTCGGCCTACAGCGAGAAGATCAAGGAGTATGTGCGCACGTTCTGCTTCCTCAATCTCAACAACGAGCAGACGCCGGCGGCGCTCATCGTCCTCGACAACGTCACGGCAGCCAAGCCCGAGTTCCGCAAGGTCTGGCAGTTGAACGCGCTGAACCCGCCGGAACAGACCGCCGACGGCGTGGTCCTCAGGAACAGCGCCCTGGGGCTAGCTGGCAAGGTGGACGTGCACATGCTGCTCCCGACTCCGGACGAGCGCGAGTTGCAGATCCTGAAGGGCGAAGAGGCCAACAGTGTGTTCGGGCAGCAGTTCACGGCGCCCTACCCGTCCAAACCGGAGGGGCACGGCTGCCGCGTCATGTTCTCCCCCAAGCGGGAGCAGGCGAGCGACGCTTTCCTGGCGGTCATGCCGATGTCGGACGAGGAGGCGCCGCGGCTCCCGGTGGCCCTGGCCGAGTCCCCCACCACCTTCACACTTGCGCTGGCCGACCGAGTGGTCGTGTTGAGCAAGAGTGGCAGACTGCTGGACGGGCCGTTCCAGGTTCATGTTCCGACGGGCAAGCAGCAGCAGTTGTTGCTCACAGGCCTGGCCCCGGGCGACTGGAGCATTGAGTCCCCAGACCACAAGATCCGGTTCAATGCCCGCGTCGCGCCCGGCCAGAACACGGCGTTCGCCATCGTGCCGGGCGGTGATCTGATGGTGCGGCCGCAAGCGCTGCCCGGCGCCCCCGAGTTCCATGTCCCGCCGGGTTGCATGCCGCGCCTGGCGCCACCGCTCGCCAACCGTGTGTTCCTCGACGGGCGCCCCCTCCCCGCTCCGCCCACGCGGACCGCGGGCACATGCCTGCTGGTCCCCGCGACCGCAATCCTCAAGGCCCTCGGTCTTGAAGCCGTCGAGGCCGACGGAGGCTTGCGCGCCAGAGCCGGCAATCGGACCGCACTCTTCCGCGCGGCCGCCGATGAGGTCGCCCTGAACGGCCACACCTTCAAGATGCCCGCCCCGGCGGTACACGAGCAGAAGGAGTGGTTCGTCCCGGATAGCGTGCTCGGCATGGTGGCCGGTCTGGACGTGGTGCGAGACGACGCGGCCAACAGCGTGCAGCTCACCCGGAGCCGCCCAGGCCCTCAGAGTGACGTACTGTGGATCGAGGCGAACAAGAACTCCGACCTGCAGGCCCTGCGTGCCATGCTGGCGGACATCCCCGGCCGCCGGGAATATTGGGCCGCCGAGGGGCGTGACGTCCGGCTCGATCTCACGCTCGCGCGTCCGGTGAAGATCAGAGGAGTCGGCATCCAGTGGCACCAGGGCGCCATACGTCAGGCGAAGTTCGCCCTCGAAACCAGCACTGACGGCGTGACCTGGCGCAAGGTGTTCGACGGCGCCAGCTCGGGCAAGTCGGCTGACCTGGAGACCTACACCGTTGATCCGCACGAAGTCCAGTATGTGCGCCTGCGCGGGTACGGTAACACGACCAACGAGTGGAACTCGATCGTCCATCTCCGCGTGATCACGGCCGAGACGCACCCATAG